The Plasmodium chabaudi chabaudi strain AS genome assembly, chromosome: 14 genome contains the following window.
aaataacgCAATATATTGCAcacaaaaatgaataaatggatggaaaaaaaaacttaaaaattacaaaGACTATGATTTTTGCATTAACTGTTCAGGCAGTTTTGCTAAAAATGCACAAATTAgtgtagaaaaaaaaaaaataaatgatagcTAGCTAAATTGGCAAATCCATATGAATTGGATAGctaaaaatttatcatttaaaattcaatttgtattatttatttgagaAAGCTCATCAttggtaataataataatagattGGGAACCCGTTAAACAATTAACAGGATATCAAATTGTAGGaagttatatattattaaataaaaaatcgtgtctaattttttatatattttcatctttatttttttttgaaacgGTTTACAACGATATTATAATCCATATCATTTGACAATAAAATGTCATATTTCTTTTCAAGATTGTTTAGTTTTAGATTATTGCTGTTGGATTttctattttgtttttcttttgaagtagaatatttatgtttgatattttttccaagGGTTTCAAAAGAATGGTTAGGAAATTTGTATGTGTCTAAAAAGCTAGAGGCTCCATCATCGATTTGTTGTActtcattaatataattgttttgGGTCGAGATACTAAGATGGTCGTTGgaatatataagaaaagACTTTGTAGTATcacataataaattaacattttctgtattatcctttttattttttacagaatgtaatttttttaaatataggAATACATAgaatttatgttttttaaaaaaaataaatttttcttttgtgtgtttatttaattttattttggctttatttttcatttgaattttttggattttttttagttcaTTTTTGTAGAGTGTTTTTGAGgttgataaatatttaagaagattttcattttgcattttttttttaagtagtTCATTTCTTAATGAGAAATATTCTTTATCTACCGATTTAgtgtaatttttaatttcatatatttgttttagtaatttaaaatatgtatatcttaaataatcatattCTCTAAGAAGTTTGATATTTTGtctttcttttaattcaattttatattttaaagatttattgttatttgcatataatttaatttcttgtttttttctatttaaaatagtttCAAGTGTtgatatttgttttttatttttcaatagTTCTTCATCTCTTTtggtaataaaattatgtaatgcctttttatcttttgtcaaatcatttaaaagtttttctttttcactTAAATTCTTTCGAAGAAGGATAATAAGTTCTTCGTTTTTTCGTCGCTCTCTGACAGCTTCCAATAAATCTTCTGTATTAACAagattttcataattatccacatatttattatttgatgagatatctgtatattttttagaaaagTTTAATAAGTTACTAGTAAGAGAATAAGTAGAATCTCtatttgtattatcatttgtggatattttatgatatcCTATGTCATTATTTGTtatgctatttttttcatgtgATAGTAAGTTTATGTTTTGGCTATTtcgtatataaatattatttgaagTAAATGATGCAATAATTGCTAgcaatttgtttttttcttcaactaatgaattatatgaggataatatgtttttatatatttcattttgatttatattCCTTTGTTTAATCCGATCTAATATTTGCGTTTTCCATGTTTCTtccattttaatttttatcaactttgattatatatagtctaacaaaaatagttatataaacatttcGAAAAGTTGtgaaaaatacaaaacaaAAGGACACAAAttgtaatttaattttttttctaatagTTCAATGCTCATCATATGAGCAAACTAttactttatatataatacatatttatgaatatttatataaaaattatgaaaaatatttatatataattattttaatgctttattaaattgtgaatattttttttaattcttctatgaattgtttttttgttttattttcatatatatatatatgatagcAATGCAATATATGGGAgacatttataaatatttatttaccaTGTTAggcatgtatatatttgcgTGAAAAAGGTCATAAAGCCACAAGTATcgcaaaaataaattccaatttttgttcccatttttatagtaaaaattttaaattaaactGTTTAAATTAGATTggttaaaataaaatgattatatttcctaaacaattttttattataaaaaattgcatatttaaaatagttGCTAGCTAATTTAATACATACATTTTATGCTACcccataaaaatttatattttttttaacagaTAAAATGGACgcagaaatatttatttgaaattgTGATCTTTATAtgattttacatatatttattatgtatgGTTTATGCTAGCCATAATGTAACTTTGGTCATGCTTTTAAAATGCTAAATGAGGTGaagtatttatttgttgttGAAAAGTGATAGTAATACAATAGTTTAATCTGGTATGCTTTGTTTATTTAGTAGGTATTATAGATGgtaaagaaaagaaaaaaatataaataaagctGCACAAATATAAGCAATTATACTAacaaattatgtatattataaaagaatgaaattatattacACCAGTTTTGGTACatgcttttttaaaatgtctATACTTTATTATAGAAATGAATtagcataatatatatgctataCTGTCTTACGTTCCCTATATGTATCAAtctgcatatataatatattttttattagtttACATTAAAACTCATGTATAGAAAAATGTGATTGTGAATCCTTCAAATTGTTAATTATATCCTAAAAGTGAtggaaaagaaataaaaaaaatgataatttaataaacatatttaaatgaaaaagactTATTAAACTTTCTACGATTTTAATATCATATGTTTATTACTTGAACTGGatcgttttttttagctGATTCATCTGTTTTGATAGgatttgtttttcttttgtaaAACCTAAGGGTGGTATGAAGAAAtgtgtatgtatatgtacGTATTTGTTAGGTCATACTACTTTTATCTGAGCATTGATTAGTGTGCATATTAGGGTCTTATATGGCAaagttattttataaacaaatgtGACACTTACATGTAATCCAAAAGCCATGTATGTTTTGCATCTTCACAGCTAagtaaaaaacaaaataaacaattgGTTGAGCATTTTCGTTGAagtaaaatttaaaaatggaaagttttactaaattatatttttgtttaattgATACTCATTGGGATCTCCAAAGCTTTTGTCTttgattaaaaaattaagttttttttcttttgttaAACGTTTCCAGCATGGTTCcttaatgatgaaaaaagtgTAAATGTTAAATTTAttcgaaaataaaaaaatgttgatAGATAGTATATATGTGCATTTAGCTAACTTGAGTCTTCTTCAAAATGTTCAATTTTAATCCTCTCTCGAGATGAACGTAGGAACATTTCTGCACAACAGTTTGAATAAAGcagtgtatatatttatatatgtgggGGTATGTGATTGATTGGCTTTTTATGCAAAGTTGGGGAAAACCTCGGGTATTATTGGCCTCAATAGATCTAGGGTTAATTCTACGTCTTCTCCATGTTTGTTTGTGGCAGATATGTGAATGTTACTATAAGATtttatggaaataaaataaagaatgtAATAATGTTAGCACTTTAGGTTGTTATAACTCGTCGAAAATTAATGGAAATAACAATTTGAAAGATGGAAAAAGGAATGAAAACGAatgtattttaaaacaattaatGAGAAATATGTTGAAGGTAAATTAAAAAGCGCAACAcatgtgcatatttttcagCGGTATAAACTAATGAAGCAGCATGCTTGGAATAACAACATTTTAATGATCAAttaattattcatttttaaatataacttTTCTGTAAATTTAACGTCTTGCTTTGAAATTGACTCAATCAAAACCATCAAAGTGATTTTATGGGAATGTTGTCCCCATCGAACAGTTGGAATATTTGTTCTGGgaaatatcaaataaagacgaaaaaaatgatagtaaattatttatattttaattaatataattggTTTGGGGATAAGGCatagtatatatgtatcaccgttatatatgaaaatcttgaacttttttttaattcaaatttatcatattttaaaataataataatagagTAAAATGTTTACTGTTGTGTTGGGGATccaaatatgaaaatatgtaataacaTGATCAGACATAGGATGTTTcccattttataattatattattagtatATGAGAATGTGTTTAGACAAGAATgcaaatgtatatataatgttgcatatataaaaatatatttgcgCTACTAAAATGGGATATACATTAGTTGTGcaaattttttgataaaaattgttttacaaaaaaaagggaaaatgGCATATTCTATATTTCACCATTATTAAAcaatcaaaatataataaaacatacaaatattttaacaacTGTTAggttattaaatattctatgtatgtatgattatacacatatatgaattaatatatgcatttttaaaaagtgtGTGcaaatgttatatttatatgaatgtacatatactttaggttattttttttttttggctagctataatataaataaaaaaaaaataaaaaagctaGTAAAAAGCTATATagtaataaacaaaattataaagataataaaatgaaaataatattgtagatatgaaaaaatacaaacaaataatagtaaaaaataatggttAAATAGTACCTTATCAAATTTAATGATACAATAATTGTATAAGACTATTAGTCAGTTTTTTAAGAAGATTGAAGAAAAGATATGTCTATGTTGAATGTGTGGagagatataaataataaaataaaagagatAAAGCccctattatattttatagcttaaaaattgtgtatttttatattcttatttatacatttcGAAGAACATATGATTGATGAGGCTTGGCATTAGTTgtcttatttataattcttTAATATAGAAGGTGCTATATATGTTCTTATATTAAGACTCCCCTTTAATggtgtttataaaaaaagtatacaTATGATAtgacatattatttttctcctATGTTATTACTCTATTTTcctattatttaaaattaaagcaGTTGGCAGTTTTGATTGATTGATAAATCTATTGGCggataaatttataaggGAATGAAgtcttttaattattattggaTGAGAAAAATATTCGAACAATTTTCAGATGGTCAAATGGtgttttatacatatttatgttttaatgtttttttatgatataattatgaatttaaataatttatgtttctttttgtgattattatttttttattttattttgtctaAACATTATGCAGTGttattatacaaatatatagtaaacaatttttaatattttttacgaaacctttttaattttttaaaaatgttcatataaataaaacctGTTATATACGCATTATGTTTTACAAATTTGCgtgtttataaatatgtatgtttataaattatattttttataaaaacgtAGGGTTGCAACTTTAACCGggtttatttaaaaatgaaaaatatatatgaaaatttgaAGCGTATCATAGGGGGCAATTTTAAGCGTAGGCGCgtatttattcatatatgtatactaggaattttgtttatatttttcgatTTTGTAAGCGAATATAGCATAtcgtttatatttttttttcaaatataattaaaaaaaaatattaataaaaaacccTCTCATAATTTctacattttaatatatattattacttccaatatttatgttttacaTATTTGGTTAGGTATCAAtctgatatatatttatttttgaataaaaaaaatataactattaccatataaataatgattaataaataataatttttttttgtgaatttacgattttaacaaatttatacTTAAGTAagatacataaaaaattaggggtttatcatttttcgatatatgcattattgTATTGAAATTGGATTTGTActgaatttattattagagGGGTGATTGTaccattatatttttttttttaattttgaatGAATtagtattaaaataataaatgggAAAAGAAAAGggtaattttaatttgaatggaattttgaatttgccgaaaaaaacaaagagTACAAATTCTGGTAGTTGTGTTTCAGTTACTAGAGAAGATACGAAGTTAGTTTCTGATCACAATCGAGATAATTTAAGATATCAAGACGATGATCAAGCAAGCAATTACACATTTTATGACTACTCCAAAAGATTCCTTACTATATTAAGTAATTTtatagaatatattttataaagaaTAAATTACTGCTTCATGGGTACATGTCTTATAtccttttatattatgttaaaatatgtataaatatatattccaaaatatttttatattttttttagattacattttttgtatacttGGAATAATTTGTGCTTGGGGAGCAATAGTAggatttagaaaaaaaaattattcttaacatgaaaaaatgcatatagacatttttgtatttaatgTATTCACATATGAAACatgatttatatgaatatataattttttttttttataaaaggaTACGATAATTAAGATAATTTCGAAGGAAAACATTTATGTTTCTTTGGCTTGTTACAGTTTCATACTTATAGTGAGTCTTATAACaataatgttatatatcAAACTTGTTGATAAAGATTACAAACcatatgattttttttaatttgattatttgtaatttttgatatgttttttataaatttttcatgtgttgtttttttataaaatatttttaaagttaaaaatatgtgtatatagtACATATTTGTGTGTATGACCCCCtaattttttgcatatatagaGATCCTATGTAtagagaaaataaaatatacatacagACTATTGTTTcaactattttttagtttaatttaaaaaaatgaaaaaataaatttttcttctttatcTGGTTGTAATTAATATAGTTGTTTTGCTTTGGTAgtaaggaaaaaaaataataaggggaatgaaaatattataaagacAATATATAAGTAGAAATGCTTATAagattaataaatgaatatttttatttttttgacgTGCATgagtataaatatgaaataagtcctataataaatatattaatatgtatattttatttgaaatatttaatgtgtgtaaaataatgttttatttccatttttcaaAGTGGGtagctaaaaaaaaaaactagaattttatttaccttTTCCAAAgcacatattaaaaaatactattTGATTATGGTTTAAATAGGAAAAATGGCTAGACTCATTTTAAGGAACAATTTGAAAAggaaatttattaatttgtgCAAATAGACATATATGAATGAGATAGTTCGAAAAATAAGAATTAAATTATGTCTATTTAGATTTGAATAGAATTGTTCTATACATAATAAAGGTAATGTAAAATAAGAGcatatttagaaaattttgaagaatcattttagtaataataatgttgtTAAggacattatttttatagataatctttaactaaaaataaaaaacatatgtaATAGCAAAAGCTGTCTATTtctatttgttttttttaaaaataatttctttatGGTTAGTTAAGAATAGTGGggaatgtatatatatgtgcatgtatttgtttatattttttttcaacaaactttaaatattttatgaaccAAAATGGTGAACGACATTCCTTGTATCAAAAATTTGTATtgtaagaaaataaaaaagaaataaaattgaaagggctattatataaaattgtgtgtatatatatatgtatattatgtttcttttttagcGGACCAATGGAACACTGCCTTCGATGATTTGCAAATCTGCACGCGGATCACCGAATCGTGTGGGATAGCATGTAGCTCTGAATATATAGCagtaaaaagaaaaaagaaaaaattaaaaaaaaaataaaacatattctACTTGTTTCGATAAAAGGCACAAATGTGTCGCAATTTATCGAAGTCTGTTTCTCAAATTTTGttaagttataaaaaagaatatgtatatttttttttaaagacgCCCTGGCAGGTTCAAGGGGGAGGGGTAATAGGAGTCataaaattagaaaatatgTACAGAAACCCACctgtatataaattaaaaggaCATACATCTAACATATTAGATATTCAGTTTAATCCATGTTATAATGAAGTTATTGCATCTAGTTCCGAAGATATGTCTATAAGAATTTGGGAAGTATGTAATAAAGAAGATAAATcagaagaaataaaaaaatccttatgtatattaaatgGACATAAGAAAAAAGTAACAATAATTGATTGGAATccattaaattattatattttaagttCTTCTAGTTTTGATTCAACTGTAAATATATGGgatattgaaaatgaaaaaaaagcttTTAATATAAGTATGCCTCAAAAATTAACATCATTAAAATGGAATAATACGGGTACATTATTAACTGCAAcatgtttaaataaaaaacttcATATAATTGATCCGAGgcaagaaaaaatatgcacaaGTTTTGTTGGTCATACTGGTGGTAAAtgtgcaaaaaatatatggataGATGGATATAGTGGAAATgagaattatatattaagtactggtttttctaaaaattatatgagagaaataaaattatgggatcttaaaaatatatcagaTCCTATTAGTACAATATCTATAGATAATGCATCTGCACCTTTATTACCACACTATGATGAAAGTATaggaattatatatgtaattgGTAAAGGTGATGGTAATTGTCGATACTATCAGCATTCTGAAGGAgttttaagaaaaataaatgaatataagtCATGCTTACCATTTAAATCATTTGGATTTTTACCGAAACAagtatgtaatatatataaatgtgaaATAGgtagaatatataaaaatgaaaataataaaagtattAAACCTATATCCTTTTATGTACCAAGAAAGAAtccaaatatatttcaggAAGATTTATATCCACCTATAATTAAGCATGATCCTAATTATAGTTCTAAAAGCTGGATAAATGGTAATAATTTAGAAATTACcagaataaatattaaagacTTAACAGATgctgatataaaaatttataaaaaatttaagacCGTCCCCAAATCTATGGATAGTATACTTATTGGAGATCCTTGTTTAGATAAAAgaagttttattattagacAGTTTACTAAAAggtttacattttttaaaaaaaataataacattgaatttaataataatttaaatattagtTCTGAATcatcttttaatattaatgattCTGAGCAAACtgaagaaaagaaaaaaataaaaatttctaTTGAGGATAtagataatgataaaaataaaagcgGTGAATTTTCTGATAGATTGAAAGAAGAATATGTTCAAACTGAAACAATTgagtttaataaaattgaagaaaataccaattcaaataaatttttagaCACTATAACATGTAAAAAATGGTTTGGAAAACCTAACTAGCTATTAATATCTATGTTTACATTAATATGTaggaagaagaaaaaaaagttaatatAACAAGGTATAAATAGTATGAtcaattatgaaaaaacgAATAGGATTGAATAAATCGAATtgacaaatataaaagatatagGCATATCGTATAAGAATAA
Protein-coding sequences here:
- a CDS encoding coronin, putative, which gives rise to MVNDIPCIKNLYSDQWNTAFDDLQICTRITESCGIACSSEYIATPWQVQGGGVIGVIKLENMYRNPPVYKLKGHTSNILDIQFNPCYNEVIASSSEDMSIRIWEVCNKEDKSEEIKKSLCILNGHKKKVTIIDWNPLNYYILSSSSFDSTVNIWDIENEKKAFNISMPQKLTSLKWNNTGTLLTATCLNKKLHIIDPRQEKICTSFVGHTGGKCAKNIWIDGYSGNENYILSTGFSKNYMREIKLWDLKNISDPISTISIDNASAPLLPHYDESIGIIYVIGKGDGNCRYYQHSEGVLRKINEYKSCLPFKSFGFLPKQVCNIYKCEIGRIYKNENNKSIKPISFYVPRKNPNIFQEDLYPPIIKHDPNYSSKSWINGNNLEITRINIKDLTDADIKIYKKFKTVPKSMDSILIGDPCLDKRSFIIRQFTKRFTFFKKNNNIEFNNNLNISSESSFNINDSEQTEEKKKIKISIEDIDNDKNKSGEFSDRLKEEYVQTETIEFNKIEENTNSNKFLDTITCKKWFGKPN
- a CDS encoding HSP20-like chaperone, putative, producing the protein MGNILCLIMLLHIFIFGSPTQQTNIPTVRWGQHSHKITLMVLIESISKQDVKFTENNIHISATNKHGEDVELTLDLLRPIIPEKCSYVHLERGLKLNILKKTQEPCWKRLTKEKKLNFLIKDKSFGDPNDCEDAKHTWLLDYMFYKRKTNPIKTDESAKKNDPVQDIINNLKDSQSHFSIHEF